Proteins encoded within one genomic window of Spirochaeta isovalerica:
- the bcp gene encoding thioredoxin-dependent thiol peroxidase — MGKLSKNEKAPDFKLLDQDGNYVSLSDFKGEKVFLYFYPRANTPGCTTQSCNVQEALPDFSDLKVKVLGISPDTPDKQKKFADKYDLKFPLLCDVEKTAAEDFGVWGEKKMYGKVSMGIIRSSFLIDEDGNIQETWYKVSPKDTVPKVMEILQ, encoded by the coding sequence ATGGGTAAACTGTCAAAAAATGAAAAAGCACCTGATTTTAAATTACTCGATCAGGACGGAAACTATGTAAGCCTGTCTGATTTCAAAGGGGAAAAAGTGTTCCTCTATTTCTATCCCCGGGCGAATACGCCGGGCTGTACCACCCAGTCCTGCAATGTGCAGGAGGCGCTGCCCGATTTTTCCGATTTGAAAGTCAAAGTACTGGGAATAAGCCCCGACACACCGGACAAGCAGAAAAAATTTGCCGACAAATACGACCTGAAGTTTCCCCTGCTCTGCGATGTTGAAAAAACTGCGGCGGAAGATTTCGGCGTCTGGGGCGAAAAGAAAATGTACGGGAAAGTGTCCATGGGCATTATCCGCTCTTCCTTTCTGATCGATGAGGACGGGAATATACAGGAGACCTGGTACAAGGTAAGTCCGAAAGACACTGTGCCGAAGGTCATGGAAATTCTTCAATAA
- a CDS encoding acetylxylan esterase, protein MAQLDFPFEELKQYRGVNPCPDNLDEYWDKALEELDLFPWNVNLQKSAFQAPFAECFDLYFTGVDGVRVYAKYVKPLNQSDPHPAVIEFHGYHMNSGDWSGKLKYAAAGFSVASMDCRGQGGKSRDKIEVSGPTLEGHIIRGLEDGPDKLMYRTHFLDTVQLARIIMSFEEVDEKRIGVTGASQGGGLTLACAALEPRIKCAAPVYPFLSDYKRVWDMDLDLDAYGELRAYFRAYDPHHEREDDIFHTLGYIDVKNLAGRIKGKVLMGITIMDNICPPSTQFAAYNRIEAEKSCLIYHDYGHENLPGMEDRIFTFMLETLAG, encoded by the coding sequence ATGGCACAACTGGATTTCCCGTTTGAGGAACTGAAACAATATAGGGGAGTCAATCCCTGTCCCGATAATCTCGATGAATACTGGGATAAAGCGCTGGAGGAACTGGATTTGTTCCCCTGGAATGTCAACCTGCAGAAATCCGCTTTCCAGGCGCCTTTTGCGGAGTGTTTCGACTTGTACTTTACCGGAGTGGACGGCGTAAGAGTCTATGCCAAATATGTCAAACCCCTGAATCAGTCAGATCCCCATCCGGCTGTTATCGAATTTCACGGATATCATATGAACAGCGGAGACTGGTCGGGAAAACTGAAATACGCCGCCGCCGGTTTTTCCGTTGCCTCCATGGACTGCCGCGGCCAGGGCGGAAAGTCGCGGGACAAAATCGAAGTGTCCGGCCCCACGCTGGAAGGCCATATAATCCGGGGTCTGGAAGACGGACCGGACAAGCTCATGTACCGGACACATTTTCTCGATACGGTTCAGCTAGCCCGCATAATCATGAGTTTTGAAGAAGTCGATGAAAAGCGGATAGGCGTAACAGGGGCGTCACAGGGAGGCGGGTTGACTCTCGCCTGCGCCGCACTGGAGCCGCGGATAAAATGCGCCGCTCCCGTATATCCTTTTCTCAGTGATTATAAAAGAGTCTGGGATATGGATCTCGACCTCGATGCCTACGGGGAATTGAGAGCCTATTTCCGCGCCTATGATCCCCATCATGAACGGGAAGATGATATTTTTCATACATTGGGTTATATTGATGTGAAAAACCTGGCCGGCCGGATAAAGGGGAAGGTTCTTATGGGTATAACGATTATGGATAATATATGCCCCCCTTCTACCCAGTTCGCCGCCTATAATCGCATTGAAGCGGAAAAGAGCTGTCTGATTTACCATGACTACGGCCATGAAAATCTACCGGGTATGGAAGATAGAATCTTTACTTTCATGTTGGAAACGCTGGCCGGTTAA
- a CDS encoding MYG1 family protein → MAYKIVVHDGKAHMDEVLGAALLALYMGEEPEEIIRMNSSDAERQVAEGSLPPDLWYIDCGMEFDPERRLFDHHQNRDLDCSALLIFKRYFKHLEGTELHQYVELVSKVDTKGAMSLDDFHLVSESRDYFSFSHNILIRTFEDNPMMVLKLMLAGLEDKIAFEQAKQVASLWRKEPGNMEIVTVSGIKVLIYLTMPPSELTAPLRSEISRLVDEKEIGATLSFDEKVPGARTLYRTNYGHNLLDFTRCRPSQTLFCHTGGFLLKFKPEDEVEWMRLLSDSVTG, encoded by the coding sequence ATGGCCTATAAAATAGTTGTGCACGATGGAAAAGCCCATATGGATGAGGTACTGGGTGCCGCATTGCTGGCTCTTTATATGGGAGAGGAACCGGAAGAAATTATCCGGATGAACTCCTCCGATGCGGAAAGGCAGGTCGCCGAAGGTTCGCTGCCCCCCGATTTATGGTATATAGACTGCGGAATGGAGTTCGATCCCGAAAGACGATTATTCGATCATCATCAGAACAGGGACCTCGATTGCTCCGCTCTTCTCATATTCAAGCGCTATTTCAAGCACCTTGAGGGAACAGAGCTGCACCAGTATGTGGAACTGGTTTCGAAAGTGGATACCAAAGGAGCCATGAGTCTGGATGATTTTCATCTGGTCAGCGAAAGCCGCGATTATTTTTCCTTCAGCCACAATATACTGATCCGGACTTTCGAGGACAATCCCATGATGGTCCTGAAGCTCATGCTTGCGGGACTTGAGGATAAAATTGCCTTTGAACAGGCAAAACAGGTGGCTTCGCTCTGGAGAAAGGAACCGGGTAACATGGAAATTGTTACGGTTTCGGGTATAAAAGTTCTTATTTATCTCACCATGCCGCCCTCTGAACTGACGGCACCGCTCCGCTCTGAAATCAGCCGGCTCGTAGATGAGAAGGAGATAGGGGCGACTCTCTCTTTCGATGAGAAAGTGCCCGGAGCCAGGACTCTCTACAGGACAAATTACGGTCACAATCTCCTGGATTTTACCAGGTGCCGCCCCTCGCAGACTCTATTCTGCCATACCGGTGGTTTCCTGCTGAAATTCAAACCGGAAGATGAAGTAGAGTGGATGCGCCTCCTTTCCGATTCAGTAACCGGATAG